In Prochlorococcus marinus CUG1435, the genomic window CGATTACAAATCCCCTAAGTGAGTTTAAGTTTTCAGGTAATTCTAAAAAACCTAAAAGATAATCACATTCAAATTTTTTAGAAAGAATTTTATTAATCGGAAAGAATATTTTTTTATTTTTTTTTGATTTGCCAAAATCAATAACAAAAGTATCTCTCAAAGTTTGTAAGTCGCCACCTATCCAAGGTAAGACTTCTCGAAATGGCTTATTTTTTAAGTAATCTGAAAAACTAAAAGATATACTATTATTTCTCCCCAACTCCAAGATCCTTTAATTCTCCAATCAAATCATTCAGTACCTTTTTTGCATCACCAAAGACCATTGAGGTATTTGGCAGATCAAATAAATCATTTTTTATTCCGGAGTAACCTGCACTCATACCACGTTTAATTACAAATACCGTTCTTGCTTCCTGAACATCAAGAACTGGCATGCCATATAAAGGAGAAGAGCTATCATTTTTAGCTTGAGGATTAACCACATCATTTGCTCCTAAAACTAAAACAACGTCCGTTGCTGGAAAATCAGGATTTACAACGTCCATCTCTTTAAGTTGTTCGTAAGGAACGTCTGCTTCTGCTAAAAGTACATTCATATGTCCAGGCATCCTCCCCGCTACAGGATGAATTGCGTAAACAACTTCAATACCATTTTGCTCTAGTTTTTTTGTCACTTCCCTTAAAGTATGTTGAGCTTGAGCTACTGCCAGACCATAACCAGGAACAATAATTACCTTGTTGGCTGCCTCTAAAGTCAATGCGCATTCTTCAACACTGCAAGAAGTTATATTTGTATATTCTCCTGAACCAGAAGAGGCTGTACTTTGTGCCGATAAAGATCCTCCAAAAAGAACTGAGACCAATGATCTATTCATACCCTTGCACATTACTTGAGTAAGTATTAGACCTGCCGCTCCAACCATTGCGCCTGCTACTATCAAAAGCTGACTATCTACAACGAAACCTGCTGCTGCCGCTGCAATCCCTGAATAACTATTTAATAAAGATATAACGACTGGCATATCAGCTCCACCAATTGGCAAAGTAACTCCAATACCTAATAAAGAAGAAACTATAACTAAAAGCCAAATAGAACTTGTATTGCCGTTTATCAAATCAAAAAAGGCTATCAAGGAAGCAACTGCAAAAACAATATTTACAAAATGTCTAACTTTGCTCTGAGTCCATCCTGGAGTTGACAACCAACCCTGTAACTTTGCCATCGCCACAATTGAACCTGTGAAAGTTATGGCACCAACAAATATAGAAACAGATATTGAAACTTCATTAATCAGTGACTTTAAAAAATCAAGATTTTCTACACTATTAGAAATAGGAAAAATAGCTACTCCTAAGGCCACCAAAAGTGATGACATTCCTCCACAACCATTGAACAATGCCACTGTTTCAGGCATGGAGGTCATAGGTACTTTTTTTGCAAGAATTGCTCCGCATAAACTACCTATTATTGATCCAATTATTATCCAAATCCAAGACTGAATAGCAATTCCCGAAGTGCCTAAATAATAAGAAAGTAATCCTACTACTGATAGCGACATCGCAAATGCAGCTAATCTATTTGCATCCCTTGCTGATTTTACTTTTGACAATCCTTTTATTCCCAAAGCCAGTAAAAGTACTGCTAGAAGGTCAATAACGAATTTAATGATTACAGGTAGATTCATTTTAAAAATTACTTCTTATTTGACGGTTTACGACTAAACATCGCGAGCATTCGATCAGTTACAAAGAAACCACCTACAACGTTGAAAAGAGCAAATCCAAGAGAAACTGAACCAATTATTAAAAGTGGTACGTTACCTTCTGCTTTTACAATTAAAGTCAAGGCTGCAAGCATTGTTATTCCCGAAATTGCATTTGCTCCACTCATTAGAGGTGTGTGAAGAGTAGGAGGAACTTTTCCAATTAACTCGAGGCCTAATAAACTACCAAGTAAAAGAACCCAAAGAAGACTTATAAAAGACATAATTTTAAAACCTCAATTTTCAAAAACTTTATTTTGAAGAACAACTCCTTCATCGCTTAATAAACATCCGGAAATGAGTTCATCCTCTTTATCTAATTTAATTAGACCATCTTTTATAAATGGTGTAATCAAAGATGTTAAGTTTTTAGCATAAAGTGAACTTGCATCATAAGGAACTGAAGAGGGTAATTCCCCCGCTCCTATAAGTTTTACCCCATCTTTGATAATAGTTTCATTTGATTTTGTTCCTTCGCAGTTGCCTCCCTGAGAAACTGCTAAATCAATAACTACTGCTCCAGGCCTCATTTTTTTAATCATGGGTGAGTCTATTAAAACAGGGGCCTTTTTACCTAGAACTTGCGCAGTACATATAGCAACATCAGCTTCAGATAAATATTTAGTTAAAGTTGCCTTCTGTTTTGAGAGGAATTCAGGTGTTACAGCTTTTGCATAACCTCCTGCCTCTCCTGGCTTTTCCTCAACTTCAGGAAGCTCTATAAATCTTGCTCCGAGGGACTCTACTTGTTCTTTAACAGCAGGTCTAATATCAGATACAAATACTATTGCTCCAAGTCTTTTTGCTGTCGCAACTGCCTGTAATCCTGCAACGCCTCCACCAAGAACCACTACTTTGGCAGGTTGGACTGTCCCAGCTGCAGTCATAAGCATTGGGAAATATCTATCTAACTCACTTGCAGCCAAAAGAACTGCTTTATATCCAGCAATATTGGCCTGTGAAGAAAGAACATCAGAAGATTGAGCTCTACTAATCCTCGGAAGCAACTCTAGTGACAAAGCTGAAATCTTATTACTATTTATAATCCTTAGAAGCTCCTTATTACCATATGGGTTAAGAAGACCGAGAAGAACAGCGCCTTTCTTTAACTTAGTTAAATTATCCTCTGATGGAGTTTGAACACAAAATATTAAGTCCGCTTCACCCCAAATTTTTTGATCTAAGTTGTTTATTATTGTTCCGCCCGATTCTTCATATGATAAGTCACTAAATCCTGATAATTTCCCTGCTGAACTTTCAATATAAACATCACATCCAAGGCTTTTTAATTTCTTTACCGCTTCTGGTGTAGCTGAAACTCTCCTTTCACCAGAGCTTGTTTCGGAAGGAATAAGTATCTTTGTCAATTTATTTATTTTTTTAACATACTAAATATAAATTGCAGAAAGTCAAAAGTCTTGGATTTTTGTTAAAAATATATTTTCTTTTCTATAAAAAATAGCTATCTAGAATATATAAGTACTAAATAATCCAATGAGTATAAAAGCAATCGAATGTCCTGATGGAGTGTGCCACAGTCATCATGGTGGTCATGCTGTTCCAAGGCAAGCTATGCAGAAAAATCTAGAAAAGCATGGTAAAGACTGGTGCGAGAAATTAGCAGAGAGAATTTATGAAATGTCAGTTGATACTTATTCACAGACAGTCATGCCCAGTCTCCACTCGGCAGGTTGGCAAAGAAGACATTTAGATTGGGAATTTAAGCTGGCAGAAAATGATTCTGAACCTGATGAAGCTCTTGTTGAAGGAATTATTAATGCCACAGAAAGCTTTCTAAGGAGTAGTGAGGTGCATAGATTATTTATTCAAGAATTAGTTCAGGGCACATTCGAGGAAGCAAATGATAAAAAAATAATTTCTAAAGCAATAAAATCTATCATTGAAGAAGAAATTGTTAGTTCACTAAGAGAAAAGAAAGAAACTCTTTTAAAGAAAATATCCGCAAAATTAATATCAGAAGAAAAAGTTAGCGAGGAACTTGCAATAAATTCAGCTAAAGAGGGTTTTGAAGAAGTTGAAAGGCTACTTGCAAATCACAGCGAGGCAGTCTAACTCTATTTCTTTATATTTTCTTTATATTTTCTTTATAATTTACCCAAAAATTGGCTCAAATATAAATTAAAGATTAAATTATTGTTTGGAAGTACAAAGTTGTAACTTATTAGACAATACATAAGTTCTTTGATGTGTTTATCTATATACAACTTAAATCTTCCAATGGACAATTTCATTAGAAAAAGGATCGATATAGCTACCTGTTGGGCAACCAATAGAATATCTGCAATGGACACTTTAGAAAGGTATGAAGACAGTTATGCAATCGCGGAAGAATTTAGAGAGTGGATATTACATATTGGAGAAAAAAACGAAAATTTAAAAGATTCTGTTTTAATCTTCCCAAATGAATTAAAAAAGTTATTAGATCAAAAAGTCAACGATTGAGAAATAAATCTTTCGAGTGAAATCCGCCCTACAATATTTGGGTTAGTTTATTATTATTAATAGTGAAATTAGCAAATAAATGGAAAATAAAGAGAAGATTTCAAACGTAGAAAATGTTGTAATTATAGGTTCGGGACCTGCAGGTTACACCGCTGCAATATATGCCGCACGAGCAAATCTTCAACCATTACTTGTAACAGGATTTAATTCTGGTGGAATTCCTGGTGGGCAATTAATGACTACAACATTTGTTGAAAATTATCCAGGTTTCCCAGATGGAGTACTGGGTCCTGAATTGATGGATCTAATGAAGGCTCAAGCAGAAAGATGGGGTACTAATTTATACGAAAGTGATGTTGTGTCAATAAATACTGATTCACACCCATTTGAATTAAAAACTTTAGAAGGGACTATAAAAACTAACTCAATTATTATTGCAACTGGAGCAAGTGCTAATAGATTAGGCGTGATAAATGAAGATAAATTCTGGAGTAAAGGAATAAGTGCTTGTGCAATCTGTGATGGAGCAACTCCACAATTCAGAGATGAAGAACTAGCTGTTATAGGAGGAGGCGACTCTGCATGTGAAGAAGCCGCATACCTCACGAAGTATGGCAGCAAGGTGCATTTAATTGTTAGATCAGAAAAATTAAGGGCTAGCGCTGCAATGGTAGATAGAGTAAAAGCTAACCCAAAGATAGAAATTCATTGGAACACAAAAGTTGATAAAGCTGATGGTTCTGAATGGCTTGAGAGAATAGAAACTATTAACTCTCAAGAAGGTAAAGGGGAAATCAATATAAAAGGTCTTTTTTACGCGATAGGTCACACACCAAATACGAAGTTTTTGGGCAACAAAATTGACTTAGATAATAAGGGATATATTGCTTGTAAATCAGGAAGACCAGAAACATCTATCGAAGGCATCTTTGCAGCAGGTGATGTTGTTGATTCTGAGTGGAGACAAGGAGTTACCGCTGCAGGAACTGGTTGCATGGCAGCATTAGCTACCGAGAGGTGGCTAGCCGAGAAAAACTTAGCAAAAACTATAGTTAGAGAAACACCCGAACCAGAAAAAAAACTTAATTCATCAGATTTTAATGAAGAAGAAGTTAATGAAGACACTTTCGATTCAAATTCTGAATGGCAAAAAGGCAGTTATGCATTAAGGAAACTTTATCACGAGAGTAAAAAACCTATTTTAGTAATTTTTAGTTCTCCAAGTTGCGGCCCATGTCATGTTTTGAAACCTCAGTTAAAAAGGGTAATTAAAGAACTTGATGGTGCAGTTCTTGGGGTTGAAATAGATATTGATAAAGATCAAGATATTGCAAAACAAGCTGGTATTAACGGCACACCAACAGTTCAACTTTTTAAAGAAAAATTATTAAAAAAACAATGGCAAGGTGTTAAGCAAAGAAGTGAGTTTAAAGAAGCGATAAAAAATATTATCTAAAGTATCTTTTTATTTATTATTTCTCTTAGGGTTATTTTTATTAGTAGTAGGTTTAGCACCACCTGCATTTCTTTCTCTATAAGTTATCCTCCCTCTAGAGAGATCATAAGGACTAATCTCAACTAAAACTTTATCTCCAGCTAATAATTTAATTCTAAATTTAGTCAATTTACCTGCAGCTCTACATAAACATTGATGTCCTTCAGGTTGTTCTAAGGTAACCAAATAAAATCCATTCCCCTGCTCTTTTTCTATTACACCTGAAGTTTCAATCATTAATTAATCTTTTACTAAGTACATATTATCAGAAAAAGATTGGCCAAAATTGATTTAAAAAAAATTACATCCGTAAAAATATGAAATTAAATTCAAATTGAAAATTTAATTTCATTAATTATTTGAAGTTGTCCATAGTAAAAATTTGCTTTTGCAATTTTTTCAGAATCTTCTAATTGATCAAAAAAAACAAACCCAAGGCTTTCCCATAATGAAGATCCGCAAACATTATTCAATTCATTTTTTGCTTCTTTTGCAAAATTATCTAGTTTTCTTTCAAGGTTTTTAGACTTAGAAACAGACATAGGTAAATACTATTTAATATAGTACAAATATACTATCTGATTCTAAAATTGCAACATTAAAAGGGTAATCTCTTTTTTTCTTCAATATTAAGATCTGCTTCCATTTCCCTTAATCTTTTAAGTATTTGTTGATAGTACTCCTTTATATAACTCTCTAGTGAGGTCATATCATCTTTTTTAAGTTCCAATATTTCGTAAGTTTTGCTCATGTCAGCATCTAATGATTCACCACTACTAGTTACTTCAGCAAAAGCCAATCGCTCAGCAACATTAAGGGAATCTTGGAAAAAGGAAACTACTTTTTGAGTGACACTAATAAGGAAGGGGGAAACTCTAAAAATTTTCGCCTTTTTTTCACTAAATTTTTCACATAAAGATATAACTTCATTTGAATCCCATGCTTTTGGACCTACTAATGGCAATGATGTTCTGTGAGTTTTTGGATTATTTACTGCTGCTACAACAATTTTCGCCATATCTTGAGTATTCATATAAGCAATTTTAGTTGGAGTACCACTCATCCACACTGCCTGACTATCCAAGATTGGGATGGCGAATTGACCAATAACTCCTTGCATAAAAGCTGCACATTTGAAAATGGTATATTCCAGATCAGATTTCTCAAGAAGTTTTTCAGTACAATATTTAATGTCCATTAAAGGTACATTTCTAAACTTTTCTGTTAGGAGGATAGAAAGGAATATTACCCTTTTTACGTTTAAAGATTCGCAAGCATTGAATAAGTTAAGTTTTCCATCCCAATCAATTTCATAAATACTTTTAGGATCATCTGGCCTACTAGTCGCTGCATCAATAACTACTTCAATGTCTTGCAATGCATATTCGATATCAGAAGAATTTAATAAATTACCTTTTGTTAGCTCACAACCCCATTCTTGTAGAAAGGAAGATTTTCTTGGATTTCTTACAAAACATCTTACTTCATGTCCATCTTCTATAGCTTGCTTTGCTATTTGTCTACCAAGTGTCCCTGTTGCTCCTACTAAAAGAATCTTCATACTTAAGATTTACTTAACTTTAAGACCATAACTCAAATTGTGATGTATCCGTGAGAATCAGTCTCCCTGAAACTTTAATAACAAAGCACCACCAACTAATCCTATTGGTATCAGTATCCAAAAAACTGCTGCAATACTAAAAATTTCTTTAGCCATAGTAAAATTCAATGATTACTATAATTTACATACAAAATACATTTATTTGTTAAAAATGTAGATAATTCAAATATCTTGAAAATTTTTGAATATATGAATAATAATTTTAAAAAAAATTTAAACATTCCTAATTACTGGAATTGGAATGGTTTTAAAATTTGTTGGAGTGTTACAGGCGAAGAAAATGAGATTCCAATTATCTTTCTCCATGGATTTGGAGCAAGTCGAAAACATTGGAGAAACAATTTAGAGTATTTTGCGAAAAAGAATTTTGCCTCTTATTCTTTGGATTTAATAGGATTTGGGGATTCAGATCAACCTGGGATTAGACAAATTGGAAAATTAAATAATGAGATTTGGTCTGATCAAGTGAAAGACTTTATTGCACAGGTAATAAGACCAAAGAATTCTGGGAAAGTAATTCTTATTGGCAATTCACTTGGATCACTAGTTGCTTTAACATGTGCTGTTTCATTAGAGGATCAGATTGCAACAGTTATTGCATCACCTTTGCCAGATCAAATTCAAGAAAATAAAAAGTCCATAACAAAAAAACCATCATTTAAGAACTTTCAAGATAGATTCATAACAATATTTTTTTTGTTTTTCCCTTTGGAGATTATTTTATTTTTAATAACTAAATTAGGGGTTATTAAACTGGGACTAAATTCTGCCTATTTCAAAAAAGATAATATTGATCGCGAACTAATAGATTTGGTAACAAAACCAGTTTTAAGGAGAACTTCAGCTAGATCATTAAGAGCAATGTGTATTGGAATGTCTTGTAGAGATGAAAAATTTAAAGCTTCTCACCTTTTGAAAAAACTTAGCGCATCAAAAAAAGTTCCTTTTTTATTGATTTGGGGCGAAAAAGATAATTTCATACCTTTGTTTGTTGGTAAAAAGATTGCAAATTTCCATAGATGGGTAAAATTAAAAATAGTATCCAATTCAGGGCATTGTATCCATGATGAAGACCCTTCAGTATTCAATAGAATTTCTTATGAATGGATTAGAGATTTAAAAACCTTTTAAAATATGAAACATACATTATCAGTTCTTGTAGAAGATGAATCTGGAGCCTTGAGTAGAATCTCAGGTCTCTTCGCCAGAAGGGGATTCAACATAGATAGCCTTGCAGTAGGACCTGCTGAATCTAAAGGGATTTCAAGGTTAACAATGGTAGTAGAGGGTGATGATGAAACTCTTCAACAAATGACTAAGCAACTTAATAAGTTATTTAATGTTCTGGGAGTTGTAGATTTTACTAATCTCGCAGCTGTTGAAAGGGAATTGATGTTACTAAAAGTTTCATCGAAAGAAGATACTAGGAGTAATATCCTTGATATAGTACAGATTTTCCGTGCAAAAGTTGTTGATGTATCAGATATAGCCTTAACTCTCGAGGTAGTTGGAGATCCTGGGAAGTTAGTTGCTCTAGAG contains:
- a CDS encoding NAD(P)(+) transhydrogenase (Re/Si-specific) subunit beta produces the protein MNLPVIIKFVIDLLAVLLLALGIKGLSKVKSARDANRLAAFAMSLSVVGLLSYYLGTSGIAIQSWIWIIIGSIIGSLCGAILAKKVPMTSMPETVALFNGCGGMSSLLVALGVAIFPISNSVENLDFLKSLINEVSISVSIFVGAITFTGSIVAMAKLQGWLSTPGWTQSKVRHFVNIVFAVASLIAFFDLINGNTSSIWLLVIVSSLLGIGVTLPIGGADMPVVISLLNSYSGIAAAAAGFVVDSQLLIVAGAMVGAAGLILTQVMCKGMNRSLVSVLFGGSLSAQSTASSGSGEYTNITSCSVEECALTLEAANKVIIVPGYGLAVAQAQHTLREVTKKLEQNGIEVVYAIHPVAGRMPGHMNVLLAEADVPYEQLKEMDVVNPDFPATDVVLVLGANDVVNPQAKNDSSSPLYGMPVLDVQEARTVFVIKRGMSAGYSGIKNDLFDLPNTSMVFGDAKKVLNDLIGELKDLGVGEK
- a CDS encoding NAD(P) transhydrogenase subunit alpha; translation: MSFISLLWVLLLGSLLGLELIGKVPPTLHTPLMSGANAISGITMLAALTLIVKAEGNVPLLIIGSVSLGFALFNVVGGFFVTDRMLAMFSRKPSNKK
- a CDS encoding Re/Si-specific NAD(P)(+) transhydrogenase subunit alpha — its product is MTKILIPSETSSGERRVSATPEAVKKLKSLGCDVYIESSAGKLSGFSDLSYEESGGTIINNLDQKIWGEADLIFCVQTPSEDNLTKLKKGAVLLGLLNPYGNKELLRIINSNKISALSLELLPRISRAQSSDVLSSQANIAGYKAVLLAASELDRYFPMLMTAAGTVQPAKVVVLGGGVAGLQAVATAKRLGAIVFVSDIRPAVKEQVESLGARFIELPEVEEKPGEAGGYAKAVTPEFLSKQKATLTKYLSEADVAICTAQVLGKKAPVLIDSPMIKKMRPGAVVIDLAVSQGGNCEGTKSNETIIKDGVKLIGAGELPSSVPYDASSLYAKNLTSLITPFIKDGLIKLDKEDELISGCLLSDEGVVLQNKVFEN
- a CDS encoding EF-1 guanine nucleotide exchange domain-containing protein codes for the protein MSIKAIECPDGVCHSHHGGHAVPRQAMQKNLEKHGKDWCEKLAERIYEMSVDTYSQTVMPSLHSAGWQRRHLDWEFKLAENDSEPDEALVEGIINATESFLRSSEVHRLFIQELVQGTFEEANDKKIISKAIKSIIEEEIVSSLREKKETLLKKISAKLISEEKVSEELAINSAKEGFEEVERLLANHSEAV
- the trxB gene encoding thioredoxin-disulfide reductase; this encodes MENKEKISNVENVVIIGSGPAGYTAAIYAARANLQPLLVTGFNSGGIPGGQLMTTTFVENYPGFPDGVLGPELMDLMKAQAERWGTNLYESDVVSINTDSHPFELKTLEGTIKTNSIIIATGASANRLGVINEDKFWSKGISACAICDGATPQFRDEELAVIGGGDSACEEAAYLTKYGSKVHLIVRSEKLRASAAMVDRVKANPKIEIHWNTKVDKADGSEWLERIETINSQEGKGEINIKGLFYAIGHTPNTKFLGNKIDLDNKGYIACKSGRPETSIEGIFAAGDVVDSEWRQGVTAAGTGCMAALATERWLAEKNLAKTIVRETPEPEKKLNSSDFNEEEVNEDTFDSNSEWQKGSYALRKLYHESKKPILVIFSSPSCGPCHVLKPQLKRVIKELDGAVLGVEIDIDKDQDIAKQAGINGTPTVQLFKEKLLKKQWQGVKQRSEFKEAIKNII
- the infA gene encoding translation initiation factor IF-1, which codes for MIETSGVIEKEQGNGFYLVTLEQPEGHQCLCRAAGKLTKFRIKLLAGDKVLVEISPYDLSRGRITYRERNAGGAKPTTNKNNPKRNNK
- a CDS encoding NAD(P)H-binding protein codes for the protein MKILLVGATGTLGRQIAKQAIEDGHEVRCFVRNPRKSSFLQEWGCELTKGNLLNSSDIEYALQDIEVVIDAATSRPDDPKSIYEIDWDGKLNLFNACESLNVKRVIFLSILLTEKFRNVPLMDIKYCTEKLLEKSDLEYTIFKCAAFMQGVIGQFAIPILDSQAVWMSGTPTKIAYMNTQDMAKIVVAAVNNPKTHRTSLPLVGPKAWDSNEVISLCEKFSEKKAKIFRVSPFLISVTQKVVSFFQDSLNVAERLAFAEVTSSGESLDADMSKTYEILELKKDDMTSLESYIKEYYQQILKRLREMEADLNIEEKKRLPF
- the petM gene encoding cytochrome b6-f complex subunit PetM, which encodes MAKEIFSIAAVFWILIPIGLVGGALLLKFQGD
- a CDS encoding alpha/beta fold hydrolase; this translates as MNNNFKKNLNIPNYWNWNGFKICWSVTGEENEIPIIFLHGFGASRKHWRNNLEYFAKKNFASYSLDLIGFGDSDQPGIRQIGKLNNEIWSDQVKDFIAQVIRPKNSGKVILIGNSLGSLVALTCAVSLEDQIATVIASPLPDQIQENKKSITKKPSFKNFQDRFITIFFLFFPLEIILFLITKLGVIKLGLNSAYFKKDNIDRELIDLVTKPVLRRTSARSLRAMCIGMSCRDEKFKASHLLKKLSASKKVPFLLIWGEKDNFIPLFVGKKIANFHRWVKLKIVSNSGHCIHDEDPSVFNRISYEWIRDLKTF
- the ilvN gene encoding acetolactate synthase small subunit — translated: MKHTLSVLVEDESGALSRISGLFARRGFNIDSLAVGPAESKGISRLTMVVEGDDETLQQMTKQLNKLFNVLGVVDFTNLAAVERELMLLKVSSKEDTRSNILDIVQIFRAKVVDVSDIALTLEVVGDPGKLVALEKLLEPYGILEIARTGKVALKRSSGVNTEMLKINKYSLEL